A stretch of Bradyrhizobium sp. CCBAU 53338 DNA encodes these proteins:
- a CDS encoding class I SAM-dependent methyltransferase: protein MNKPAATPHRCVVCGSGDADTIWSVARTPMHAVRPAGMADIASGFGNLDVAACSGCGHLFNLAFDTEAADELYGALVLTNEPVSPGMIAAVDETAALIMRHLKPSPAVLEVGGGGGALSLALARRSARVDLVEPSRALQPERFVGTGVTLHRAMFPITALAGRRFDAVVCRQVIEHVPEPAPFLTALRASLADDGTAYLEMPSADDILLRHSIVDFHYPHVHYYRRAEMELLLARAGFAVAEVFDIKQGHDMGFLLRAAEPLAREPRASSDISPAEFAAALAKRRVRGAQRLAAIDGPIALYGANAYAQALLGLYQENTPFAAVFDDTASYAGRCVYGPAGEITIEPPRAERFAGMAAIVVAAYLHDAEIAQKIAAMGFHGPFYTLRAPGPDAPGLIASLFDP from the coding sequence ATGAATAAGCCCGCCGCCACGCCGCATCGCTGCGTCGTCTGCGGATCGGGCGATGCGGACACGATTTGGTCGGTGGCACGCACGCCGATGCATGCGGTCCGCCCGGCCGGCATGGCCGACATTGCAAGCGGCTTCGGCAATCTGGACGTTGCCGCGTGCAGTGGCTGCGGACATCTCTTCAACCTCGCCTTCGACACCGAAGCGGCCGACGAGCTCTATGGCGCGCTGGTCCTGACCAACGAACCCGTGAGCCCGGGCATGATCGCCGCCGTGGATGAGACCGCTGCGCTGATCATGCGGCATCTGAAACCATCACCCGCCGTGCTCGAGGTCGGCGGCGGCGGCGGCGCACTGTCGCTGGCGCTCGCGCGTCGATCGGCGCGCGTCGATCTGGTCGAACCGAGCCGCGCGCTTCAGCCGGAGCGCTTTGTCGGCACCGGCGTGACGCTACATCGCGCGATGTTTCCAATCACGGCGCTGGCCGGCCGCCGCTTCGATGCGGTGGTCTGCCGCCAGGTCATCGAGCACGTTCCGGAGCCTGCGCCGTTTCTCACCGCGTTGCGCGCAAGCCTTGCGGATGACGGCACCGCCTACCTCGAGATGCCCAGCGCCGACGACATCCTGCTGCGCCATTCGATCGTCGATTTCCATTACCCGCACGTGCACTACTATCGCCGCGCCGAGATGGAATTGCTGCTTGCACGCGCCGGCTTTGCAGTCGCGGAGGTCTTCGACATCAAGCAGGGCCACGACATGGGTTTCCTGCTGCGCGCGGCAGAACCGCTCGCGCGTGAGCCCCGCGCATCATCCGATATTTCGCCTGCAGAATTCGCCGCGGCGCTGGCCAAACGGCGCGTGCGGGGAGCTCAGCGCCTCGCCGCGATCGACGGTCCGATCGCACTTTACGGCGCCAATGCCTATGCGCAGGCACTGCTCGGCCTCTACCAGGAGAACACGCCGTTCGCCGCAGTTTTCGACGACACCGCCTCCTATGCAGGACGCTGCGTTTACGGCCCTGCCGGCGAGATCACCATCGAGCCGCCGCGCGCCGAACGCTTCGCCGGCATGGCGGCCATCGTAGTCGCTGCCTATCTGCATGACGCCGAGATCGCACAAAAAATCGCAGCGATGGGATTTCACGGCCCCTTCTACACGCTGCGCGCGCCGGGCCCGGACGCACCTGGTCTGATC
- a CDS encoding UDP-galactopyranose mutase, with translation MKTALVIGGGIAGCAATHQLMKLGGWDVTIVEAAPFLGAGVRTFWYGGHPYTFGPRHFLTQNRAVYDYMDAIVPLRSCADHQFITYVERDNAFYNYPIHEDDIARMPDSAKIATERQSARGVAEAKNLEEYWVGSVGQTLYDKLIDKYNKKMWLVDDNKRIDTFNWSPKGVTIKSGSRAAWDTAWSAYPHAEDGYNRYFDVATEGARVLLSTRIEQYDLPGRAVWFGGEKHSYDVIISTISPDEPFGRCHGELAFIGRDFHKIVLPTEHVFPEHVYFLYYANDEAFTRLVEYKKFTHHKSPTSLVGMEIPSHNGKHYPLPFKSEQELARKYYALMPDHVYSIGRAGSYRYGLDIDDCLEQSMVMARQIAEGGRDHPVPIEAWR, from the coding sequence ATGAAGACAGCTCTGGTGATCGGCGGCGGCATCGCCGGCTGCGCGGCGACGCATCAGCTCATGAAGCTGGGCGGCTGGGACGTCACGATCGTCGAGGCCGCGCCGTTCCTCGGCGCCGGCGTGCGCACCTTCTGGTATGGCGGCCACCCCTACACGTTCGGCCCGCGCCACTTCCTGACCCAGAACCGCGCCGTCTACGACTACATGGATGCGATCGTGCCGCTGCGCTCCTGCGCCGACCACCAGTTCATCACCTATGTCGAGCGCGACAACGCCTTCTACAACTATCCGATCCACGAGGACGACATCGCGCGGATGCCTGATAGCGCGAAGATCGCCACGGAGCGGCAGTCGGCACGCGGCGTCGCGGAAGCCAAGAACCTCGAGGAATATTGGGTCGGCTCGGTCGGCCAGACGCTCTATGACAAGCTGATCGACAAGTACAACAAGAAGATGTGGCTGGTCGACGACAACAAGCGCATCGACACGTTCAACTGGTCGCCGAAGGGCGTCACCATCAAGAGCGGCTCGCGCGCCGCATGGGACACTGCATGGTCGGCCTATCCGCACGCGGAGGACGGCTACAACCGCTACTTCGACGTCGCGACCGAAGGCGCACGCGTGCTGCTGTCGACACGCATCGAGCAGTACGATCTGCCGGGGCGCGCGGTCTGGTTCGGCGGCGAGAAGCACAGCTACGACGTCATCATCTCGACCATCTCGCCGGACGAGCCGTTCGGCCGCTGCCATGGCGAGCTTGCCTTCATCGGCCGCGACTTCCACAAGATCGTGCTGCCGACAGAGCACGTCTTCCCCGAGCACGTCTACTTCCTCTATTACGCCAATGACGAGGCGTTCACGCGGCTGGTCGAATACAAGAAGTTCACGCATCACAAATCGCCGACCAGCCTCGTCGGGATGGAGATCCCCTCGCACAACGGCAAGCACTATCCGCTGCCGTTCAAGTCCGAGCAGGAACTCGCGCGCAAGTATTATGCGCTGATGCCCGACCACGTCTATTCGATCGGCCGCGCCGGCAGCTATCGCTACGGCCTCGACATCGATGACTGCCTCGAGCAGTCGATGGTGATGGCGCGCCAGATCGCCGAGGGCGGTCGCGACCACCCGGTGCCGATCGAGGCCTGGCGCTAG
- a CDS encoding HAD-IIIA family hydrolase, whose protein sequence is MRPAIFFDCDGVLNEEPGGHGVLGPDDIRLIPGAGRAVRTAREAGYLAIIVTNRAQVAKGFVTLTGLETIFARLRELLAQDGGIVDAIYFCPHHPEQTPGGAPEFQIACECRKPGTLLLRRAIADFGIDLGRSPLIGDSLRDIGAGHAMGLTSYGVRTGYACRDVERYPDRAPPVPDRMFADVGEAVAFCVAHPAKHGQAGQPD, encoded by the coding sequence ATGCGCCCAGCCATCTTCTTCGACTGCGACGGCGTGCTGAACGAGGAGCCCGGCGGCCATGGCGTGCTGGGACCGGACGATATCAGGCTGATCCCGGGCGCAGGCCGGGCCGTGCGGACCGCACGAGAGGCAGGTTACCTCGCAATCATCGTCACCAACCGCGCCCAGGTGGCGAAGGGTTTTGTCACGCTCACCGGCCTGGAGACGATTTTCGCAAGGCTCCGTGAATTGCTGGCCCAGGACGGGGGTATCGTCGATGCCATCTATTTCTGCCCGCATCATCCGGAGCAGACGCCGGGCGGCGCGCCCGAATTCCAAATCGCCTGTGAGTGCCGCAAGCCCGGAACATTGCTGTTGCGCCGGGCAATTGCCGATTTCGGCATCGATCTCGGCCGCTCTCCGCTGATCGGCGACAGCCTGCGCGATATTGGCGCGGGGCACGCGATGGGGCTGACGAGCTATGGCGTGCGGACAGGATACGCCTGCCGTGATGTCGAGCGCTATCCGGACCGCGCGCCGCCGGTGCCCGACCGGATGTTCGCCGACGTCGGCGAAGCCGTCGCATTCTGTGTGGCTCATCCGGCGAAACACGGACAAGCCGGCCAGCCCGATTGA
- the serA gene encoding phosphoglycerate dehydrogenase, with protein MPAPGQSPERSAKALLLEGVNDSAVDLFKSAGFANVERLTKALDGEALRQALKGVSLLGIRSRTQITDEVLAAADGLLAVGCFSVGTNQVDLLAARKRGIPVFNAPFSNTRSVAELVIGEIVMLLRQIFPRSVSAHEGGWDKSAAGSREVRGRTLGIIGYGNIGSQLSTLAEAMGMRVIYYDRTDKLRHGNTEPVEKLNELLAQSDVVSLHVPETPETAGMIGENELRAMKPGSFLINNSRGTVVDLDALAGALRDGHIAGAAIDVFPVEPSSNSERFKSPVQGLNNVILTPHVGGSTEEAQERIGGEVARKLVDYFITGSTMGAVNFPEVQLHLRPSGARFSHVHRNVPGMLRRLNEVFLQRDINIAAQYLETAGDLGYVVLDADLNGADSGALLAQIRALEGTVGARLVFEH; from the coding sequence ATGCCAGCCCCAGGCCAAAGCCCTGAGCGGAGCGCGAAGGCGCTGCTGCTTGAAGGTGTCAACGACAGCGCCGTGGATCTGTTCAAAAGTGCGGGCTTCGCCAATGTCGAGCGCCTGACCAAGGCGCTGGATGGCGAGGCGCTGCGCCAGGCGCTGAAGGGCGTGTCGCTGCTCGGTATCCGATCGCGCACCCAGATCACCGACGAGGTGCTGGCGGCCGCCGACGGGTTGCTCGCGGTCGGCTGCTTCAGCGTCGGAACCAACCAGGTGGATCTGCTGGCGGCGCGCAAGCGCGGCATTCCCGTCTTCAACGCGCCGTTCTCCAACACGCGCAGCGTTGCCGAACTCGTGATCGGCGAGATCGTGATGCTGCTGCGGCAGATCTTTCCGCGCTCGGTGTCGGCCCATGAGGGCGGCTGGGACAAGTCCGCGGCCGGCAGCCGCGAGGTGCGCGGCCGCACGCTCGGCATCATCGGCTATGGCAATATCGGCTCGCAGCTCTCGACGCTTGCCGAGGCGATGGGCATGCGCGTGATCTATTACGACCGCACCGACAAGCTCCGTCACGGCAACACCGAGCCGGTCGAGAAGCTGAACGAACTGCTGGCGCAGAGCGACGTTGTCAGCCTGCACGTCCCGGAGACGCCGGAGACCGCGGGCATGATCGGCGAGAATGAGCTGCGCGCGATGAAGCCGGGCTCGTTCCTGATCAACAACAGCCGCGGTACCGTGGTCGATCTCGATGCGCTCGCGGGCGCGCTGCGCGACGGCCACATTGCGGGGGCTGCCATCGACGTGTTTCCGGTCGAGCCGTCGTCGAACTCGGAGCGCTTCAAGAGCCCGGTACAGGGCCTCAACAACGTCATCCTGACCCCGCATGTCGGCGGCTCGACCGAAGAAGCACAGGAGCGCATCGGCGGCGAGGTGGCGCGCAAGCTGGTCGACTATTTCATCACGGGTTCGACAATGGGCGCGGTGAATTTCCCGGAGGTGCAGTTGCATTTGCGACCCTCCGGTGCGCGCTTCAGTCACGTCCATCGCAACGTGCCGGGCATGCTGCGCCGGCTGAACGAGGTCTTCCTCCAACGCGACATCAACATCGCCGCGCAATACCTGGAGACCGCCGGCGACCTCGGCTACGTCGTGCTCGATGCCGATCTTAACGGTGCGGATTCGGGCGCCTTGCTCGCGCAGATCCGCGCGCTCGAAGGCACCGTCGGCGCGCGGCTGGTGTTCGAGCACTAG
- a CDS encoding MDR family MFS transporter, translating to MSNSLSLSTQATRGATSNHVAADPNRASAAVWVAVLAAMIGSFMAILNIQITNASLANIEGGIGTGADNGSWISTSYLIGEIIVIPLTDYLSRVFTFRRYMLASATLFAAFSVACAFTHDLPSMIAMRGLQGFAGGVLIPMAFTLVLTKLPKPQQPVGLAIFALSVTFAPAIGPTIGGYLTETYGWRTIFFVNVVPTAVMVTALYLTLERQKMQLGLLKDGDWGGILTMAIGLSALQAVLEEGNKDDWFSSPFIVKLAVIAAVSLTLFVAIELNIEKPLIRLLLLKQRNFGFGTIAMTMVGFALFGSVYILPAYLGQAQGYNAEQIGNVLAWTGLPQLVLIPLIPKLMQRFDTRYIAITGLLIFAYSCFMNTAMSPDYAGDQLWIPNIVRAVGQAMVLTPLTSVLTGGIAPQDAAAASGISNMFRNLGGAIGTATLATIITKREQFHSNIIGQSVTLGREEVRTRLAQMTDYFVAHGVPDPNAAREQAIIALGKTVKRQALVMGYSDAFAVIGAVLVLAAIAVALTRRVKAATGGGTH from the coding sequence ATGTCAAACAGCCTCTCACTTTCGACGCAAGCAACACGGGGCGCGACGTCTAATCACGTCGCCGCTGATCCCAACCGCGCGAGCGCCGCGGTCTGGGTCGCCGTGCTCGCGGCGATGATCGGCTCGTTCATGGCGATCCTGAACATCCAGATCACCAACGCCTCGCTGGCCAACATCGAGGGCGGCATCGGCACCGGCGCCGACAACGGCTCCTGGATCTCGACCTCGTATCTGATCGGCGAGATCATCGTGATCCCGCTGACCGACTATCTGAGCCGCGTCTTCACGTTCCGCCGCTACATGCTGGCGAGTGCGACGTTGTTTGCGGCCTTCTCGGTCGCCTGCGCCTTCACCCACGACCTGCCGTCCATGATCGCGATGCGCGGCCTGCAAGGGTTTGCCGGTGGCGTGCTGATCCCGATGGCGTTCACGCTGGTCCTGACCAAGCTGCCGAAGCCGCAGCAGCCCGTCGGACTCGCGATCTTCGCGCTGTCCGTGACCTTTGCCCCGGCGATCGGCCCGACCATCGGCGGCTATCTCACCGAAACCTATGGCTGGCGCACCATCTTCTTCGTCAACGTGGTCCCGACCGCCGTGATGGTCACCGCGCTCTATCTGACGCTGGAACGGCAGAAGATGCAGCTTGGCCTTTTGAAGGACGGCGACTGGGGCGGCATCCTCACCATGGCGATCGGCCTGTCGGCGCTGCAAGCCGTGCTCGAGGAAGGCAACAAGGACGACTGGTTTTCCTCGCCCTTCATCGTCAAGCTGGCGGTCATTGCGGCCGTCAGCCTGACGCTGTTCGTTGCAATCGAGCTCAACATCGAGAAGCCGCTGATCCGCCTGCTCCTGCTGAAACAGCGCAATTTCGGCTTCGGCACGATCGCGATGACCATGGTCGGCTTCGCGCTGTTCGGCTCGGTCTATATCCTGCCCGCCTATCTCGGCCAGGCGCAGGGCTACAATGCCGAGCAGATCGGCAATGTGCTGGCCTGGACCGGCCTGCCGCAACTCGTGCTGATCCCGCTGATCCCGAAACTGATGCAGCGCTTCGACACGCGTTACATCGCCATCACCGGGCTCCTCATCTTCGCCTATAGTTGCTTCATGAACACGGCGATGTCGCCCGACTATGCCGGCGACCAGCTCTGGATTCCGAACATCGTGCGCGCCGTCGGCCAGGCCATGGTGCTGACGCCGCTGACCTCGGTGCTGACGGGCGGCATCGCGCCGCAGGACGCGGCCGCGGCCTCCGGCATCAGCAACATGTTCCGCAATCTCGGCGGCGCGATCGGCACCGCAACGCTCGCCACCATCATCACCAAGCGCGAGCAATTCCACTCCAACATCATCGGCCAATCGGTCACGCTCGGCCGCGAGGAAGTCCGCACCCGCCTCGCGCAGATGACGGACTACTTCGTCGCCCATGGCGTGCCCGACCCCAACGCCGCGCGCGAGCAGGCCATCATCGCGCTGGGCAAGACCGTGAAGCGCCAGGCGCTGGTGATGGGCTATTCCGACGCGTTCGCCGTCATCGGCGCGGTGCTGGTGCTCGCCGCGATCGCGGTGGCGCTGACGCGGCGGGTGAAGGCGGCCACCGGTGGCGGCACGCACTAG
- a CDS encoding HlyD family secretion protein: MTVHTTPSAAAQTALPASVLEGVLPGTPAVAVGKKINVRKLLLMGAAVVALAGASWYGYDYWTVGRYLVSTDDAYVKADNTTIAPKVSGYLNRVLVADNEHVKAGQVLARIDDRDFKVTLDQAKADVLAANATISSKEAQIEVQQAAIKAARATLDVDQANLTFAAQDNKRYTDLAATGSGSVQNAQQAQSRNAGAEAAIQRDTANLASALKQVDLLKAEIVQARATAARAEAVQHQAELNLGYTNVVSPIDGVVGNRSLRVGQFVQAGTQLMSIVPTEGAYVVANFKETQLTNVKSGQSVDIEVDMFPGQIVHGHVDSIAPASGQEFALLPPDNATGNFTKVVQRIPVRIALDHEHGPAIALRPGMSVIPTIATRSTAPTAKAADASRAKLVSGGSCHVKQPLTFDASNTGRDV, from the coding sequence ATGACCGTCCACACCACCCCATCTGCTGCCGCCCAGACTGCCCTTCCCGCGTCCGTGCTGGAGGGCGTCCTGCCCGGCACACCAGCCGTCGCCGTCGGGAAAAAGATCAATGTCCGCAAGCTGTTGCTAATGGGGGCTGCGGTCGTGGCCCTCGCCGGAGCGAGCTGGTACGGCTACGATTACTGGACCGTCGGCCGGTACCTGGTCTCCACCGATGACGCCTACGTGAAGGCCGACAACACCACCATCGCGCCGAAGGTCAGCGGCTATCTCAACCGTGTCCTGGTCGCCGATAACGAGCATGTGAAGGCCGGCCAGGTGCTGGCCAGGATCGACGATCGCGATTTCAAGGTCACACTCGATCAGGCCAAGGCAGACGTGTTGGCGGCGAACGCCACCATCTCCAGCAAGGAAGCGCAGATCGAGGTGCAGCAGGCGGCGATCAAGGCCGCGCGCGCCACGCTCGACGTCGACCAGGCCAACCTCACTTTCGCCGCGCAAGACAACAAGCGCTACACCGATCTAGCCGCGACCGGCTCAGGCAGCGTGCAGAATGCGCAGCAGGCGCAGTCGCGCAACGCCGGCGCCGAGGCCGCGATCCAGCGCGACACCGCCAATCTCGCCTCGGCGCTCAAGCAGGTCGACTTGCTCAAGGCCGAGATCGTGCAGGCCAGGGCCACCGCAGCGCGCGCGGAAGCCGTGCAGCACCAGGCCGAGCTGAACCTCGGCTACACCAATGTCGTCTCGCCGATCGACGGCGTGGTCGGCAATCGCTCCTTGCGCGTCGGCCAGTTCGTGCAGGCGGGCACGCAGCTGATGTCGATCGTGCCGACCGAGGGCGCCTACGTCGTCGCCAACTTCAAGGAAACGCAGCTCACCAACGTGAAGTCCGGCCAGTCCGTCGATATCGAGGTCGACATGTTTCCGGGTCAGATCGTGCACGGTCACGTCGATTCTATCGCGCCGGCCAGCGGCCAGGAATTCGCGCTGCTGCCGCCTGATAACGCCACCGGTAATTTCACCAAGGTGGTGCAGCGCATCCCCGTCAGGATCGCGCTCGATCACGAACACGGGCCTGCCATCGCGCTGCGACCGGGCATGTCCGTCATCCCCACCATTGCAACACGTTCGACCGCGCCGACCGCGAAGGCGGCCGATGCGTCAAGGGCAAAACTCGTTTCCGGAGGGTCGTGCCATGTCAAACAGCCTCTCACTTTCGACGCAAGCAACACGGGGCGCGACGTCTAA
- a CDS encoding TetR/AcrR family transcriptional regulator, translated as MARAKPSDESRPRGRPPVRSDEETTRIVLEAARHAFAVEGYAATSTEELARRAGISTKTLYRLFPGKAALFEAMCADRLERLLSAVDLQASDDVDIETGLRAALMACADLALDPEVVALQRMVLQQSTTFPELAANFYTNGIARTAKALAGWLRLQVQRKRIVLDDAEEVAGMLIGMVASAPQRAAIYGGAALPSRRQIERRVETCAALFLDGCRAKSPRRSL; from the coding sequence ATGGCTCGGGCAAAACCTTCGGACGAGAGCCGCCCGCGCGGACGGCCGCCGGTGCGCAGCGACGAGGAGACGACGAGAATCGTCCTCGAAGCCGCGCGGCATGCGTTTGCCGTCGAAGGCTATGCCGCCACCAGCACCGAAGAGCTGGCGCGCCGCGCCGGCATCTCGACCAAGACGCTGTATCGTCTGTTTCCGGGCAAGGCTGCGCTGTTCGAGGCGATGTGCGCCGACCGGCTCGAGCGGCTGCTCTCTGCCGTCGATCTCCAGGCGAGCGACGACGTCGATATCGAAACCGGCTTGCGCGCCGCATTGATGGCTTGCGCCGATCTCGCACTCGATCCCGAAGTCGTGGCGTTGCAGCGCATGGTGCTCCAGCAGTCCACCACATTCCCCGAGCTTGCAGCAAATTTCTACACCAACGGCATTGCCCGCACCGCCAAGGCGCTGGCCGGCTGGCTGCGCCTTCAGGTCCAGCGCAAGCGCATCGTCCTCGACGACGCCGAGGAAGTGGCCGGCATGCTGATCGGCATGGTCGCATCGGCGCCGCAGCGCGCAGCGATCTATGGCGGGGCGGCCCTGCCGTCACGCAGGCAGATCGAGCGTCGCGTGGAGACCTGCGCGGCCCTGTTCCTCGACGGCTGCCGCGCCAAATCGCCCCGGCGGTCCCTTTGA
- a CDS encoding MarR family winged helix-turn-helix transcriptional regulator: protein MRSKSPGARHHRLIYLLSVAQRRLQRWMAAQPQNEVTPAQAGLLFILGKQDGVLMGEAGAALDMGPGGISGLVDRSAAAKLVERRADREDGRAWRVWLTPKGRNVLAQAKTDAAAVNAALTEGFTSAEIEIVARWLTSIQDKFPRDTARYPEE from the coding sequence ATGCGAAGTAAATCGCCTGGGGCGAGGCACCACCGGCTGATCTATCTGCTGAGCGTCGCGCAACGCCGCTTGCAGCGCTGGATGGCGGCACAGCCGCAGAATGAAGTGACGCCGGCGCAGGCGGGGCTGCTGTTCATCCTCGGCAAGCAGGATGGGGTTCTCATGGGCGAGGCCGGTGCGGCGCTCGACATGGGACCAGGCGGCATTTCGGGCCTCGTCGATCGCAGCGCGGCGGCAAAACTGGTCGAGCGGCGCGCCGATCGCGAGGATGGCCGCGCCTGGCGCGTATGGCTCACGCCGAAGGGCCGCAATGTGCTGGCGCAGGCGAAGACCGACGCGGCCGCGGTCAACGCCGCACTGACGGAGGGATTTACCAGTGCGGAGATCGAGATCGTCGCGCGCTGGCTGACGAGCATTCAGGACAAGTTTCCAAGAGACACCGCAAGATATCCAGAGGAATAA
- a CDS encoding enoyl-CoA hydratase, which produces MTEHVRVETNGGILTITLARPDKKNALTDAMYGKLADTIESAEFDPSARVLLIRGEGDMFTAGNDVGEFAAVASGRSEGSRHVGRFIQSLARCTRPLVAAVQGRAVGVGTTMLLHCDLVVLAENAQLSTPFVSLALVPEAASSLLMPARIGYARAYEMFALGETVPAKAALDWGLANRVVPLDKLDAEALALAQRLARQPAGALTATKKLMRNGEALVAQMLAEGEQFAQRLRTAEAREAFTAFAERRPPNFTKVS; this is translated from the coding sequence ATGACCGAGCATGTGCGGGTTGAAACCAACGGCGGAATTCTCACGATCACGCTGGCGCGCCCCGACAAGAAGAACGCGCTGACGGATGCGATGTATGGCAAGCTCGCCGACACCATCGAATCCGCCGAGTTCGATCCGTCCGCGCGCGTGCTGCTGATCCGCGGAGAGGGCGACATGTTCACCGCCGGCAACGATGTCGGCGAGTTCGCGGCCGTGGCGAGCGGCAGGTCAGAAGGCAGCCGTCATGTCGGCCGCTTCATCCAGTCGCTGGCGCGCTGCACCCGTCCGCTGGTCGCGGCGGTGCAGGGCCGCGCCGTCGGCGTCGGCACCACGATGTTGCTACATTGCGATCTCGTCGTGCTCGCCGAGAATGCTCAATTGTCGACCCCCTTCGTCAGCCTCGCATTGGTGCCGGAGGCCGCGTCAAGCCTGCTGATGCCGGCGCGGATCGGCTATGCCCGCGCCTACGAGATGTTTGCGCTCGGCGAGACCGTGCCGGCGAAGGCCGCTCTGGACTGGGGGCTCGCCAACCGCGTGGTGCCGCTCGACAAGCTCGATGCCGAGGCGCTTGCGCTGGCCCAGCGCCTGGCCCGGCAGCCGGCCGGTGCGCTCACCGCGACCAAGAAGCTGATGCGCAATGGCGAGGCGCTGGTCGCGCAGATGCTGGCCGAGGGCGAACAGTTCGCGCAACGCCTGCGCACCGCCGAGGCGCGCGAGGCGTTCACGGCGTTCGCCGAGCGGCGTCCGCCCAATTTCACGAAGGTTTCGTGA